The following proteins are encoded in a genomic region of Toxotes jaculatrix isolate fToxJac2 chromosome 3, fToxJac2.pri, whole genome shotgun sequence:
- the LOC121178922 gene encoding inhibin beta B chain, producing MHLYTSGSRMTPSFSLLSFLFLAPLLLNGLWVSGSPGCASCGLPAMERDAEERLMIEIAKHQILEKLHLKERPNITHTVPRAALLTALRKLHSGRVRQDGTLELENNIPTKDQGYEIVSFADISETGSGDEASLTFQFLQERGQNIQVLQSSLWIYARSSEDPHRDSRLPARVFLSADGGAPGTNRTLVIEKMLEVQDSNWHTFTITRTLQAFLDGGQRRLRLEVSCDEDGKNLCSLDGSADTPYQPFLVAQVRLRDDHSKHVLRKRSLRCGDDVTVCCKRDFYIKFKDIQWDEWIIAPEGYHMNYCIGQCPQHLSGSPGIASSFHATVFSQLKINGINTATTSCCVPTERRPLSMVFFDSQHSIVKMDVPDMIVESCGCT from the exons atgcatttatataCTTCAGGGTCAAGGATGACGCCGTCCTTTTCATTGttatcatttctgtttctggcACCCTTGTTACTGAATGGTCTCTGGGTTAGTGGCTCCCCAGGGTGCGCTTCGTGTGGCTTACCGGCAATGGAGAGAGACGCAGAGGAAAGGCTGATGATAGAAATCGCCAAGCACCAAATTCTGGAGAAGCTGCACCTGAAAGAGAGACCAAACATAACTCACACTGTGCCCCGGGCAGCGCTCCTCACGGCGCTGCGCAAACTGCACTCGGGGCGCGTCAGACAGGATGGTACTCTTGAACTAGAAAACAATATACCTACCAAAGATCAAGGCTATGAAATAGTGAGCTTTGCAGATATAA GTGAGACAGGGAGTGGAGATGAGGCCAGCCTTACCTTCCAGTTTCTGCAGGAACGTGGCCAGAATATTCAGGTCCTCCAGTCCTCTCTGTGGATCTACGCCCGCTCCTCTGAGGACCCTCACCGGGACTCCCGCCTCCCTGCCAGAGTCTTCCTTTCCGCAGATGGTGGGGCGCCTGGCACTAACCGCACCCTGGTGATAGAAAAGATGTTGGAGGTCCAGGACAGTAACTGGCACACCTTTACCATCACCCGCACCCTGCAGGCATTCCTCGACGGTGGTCAGCGCCGGCTACGGCTGGAGGTAAGCTGCGATGAAGATGGGAAGAACCTTTGCTCCTTAGATGGCTCCGCGGACACCCCCTACCAGCCCTTCCTGGTTGCCCAGGTGCGTCTCCGTGACGACCACTCCAAACACGTACTCAGGAAGCGCTCCTTGCGTTGTGGTGACGATGTAACGGTGTGCTGCAAGAGAGACTTCTACATCAAGTTCAAGGATATACAGTGGGATGAGTGGATCATTGCACCTGAAGGCTACCATATGAACTACTGCATAGGTCAGTGCCCCCAGCATCTGTCTGGTTCCCCAGGAATAGCATCCTCCTTCCATGCCACTGTCTTCAGCCAGCTGAAAATCAACGGCATCAACACAGCTACAACCTCATGCTGTGTCCCCACTGAGCGCCGGCCACTCTCCATGGTCTTCTTTGATTCTCAGCACAGTATTGTCAAAATGGACGTTCCTGACATGATAGTGGAGTCCTGTGGATGTACATAA